GTCTTCTGCTTTCTACAGCCTTTCCTGTTAAATTACTTTGATGCCCCATCCATTTTAATACAATATAACATTTCCCAGAAAACCAACTGCTGTATTTCCATAATTCAGCCATaaaaatagtttccaaattCACATGTACTTTTGAAAGTTAATAAGAAGGTGTCATTGTACAGATTTCAGAGCAGCTCAAACTACaaatttccatttatatttgatatattattttcattaagtATTTCATATTAATAAGGAACACTTGTatatatgtttttcttttgtttgttcgTTAACTTATATTTggcaaaaaaaatcaggttGTAACTAATTTCAACATAATAAAGATCCATAGGATCAAAAATGTAATAGAAAGTGACCTTTGTCTGTCACTCAAAGCTCCTGCTCTTACTAAGAATCCACCTTGGGAAAGATACTGACTTTATTGTTTCTGCTGACTTTTCTGTCTGCTTTACACTTAGGCTGTTTTGTCTGGATTAGCTCTTCAGGGGTATTCCCCAAAGGAGGCAGGAGTCGCTTCTTATTGTTACGGTTTTCTGAGAGCCACTGTGGAGGCAGCTCAAAGGGTCCAAAACCAAACTGCATGGAATACTTGTCATTTACTGGATCGGCTtctgtgggcacagctggggccaCCTGAGCTGCAGAGTCTGCAATCGTCTGTGGTATAAACCTGTGAACCGAAGTCTGTCCTAGCTCTAAACTGGTGGTGGGAATTTCTTTCCGTTGAAAGTCACCAGAGCCAATGGATTTGGTCTCATTCTCCTCATCTTCCATCGGCTTGAAGATTTGTTGTTGCCCAATATGAAACATCTCCAGAAGCTGGCTTCCTGAATGGACACTGGGCTCCAGATTATCATCTGCAATACCACCTGAGCTGACAATGTTTCTCCTGCTAAACCTTCGGTGCAGCTGTACTATTGTCCCCACTAAGCACTTCCGTACTGATTTGTTAACAGTTAAAAATAACAAAGGGTTGGCCAACAAAGAGACCTTAGGCAGCCAAATAGCAGTGAGGAGCAAGAAGACTGAAATATCTGAAATATTGAGTATGGTGCGGTAAATCACCAAAGTCACGTAGGGGATGCTGCAGAAgataaatatcaaaaccatagAAAGCAGCATGATGTGGAGCTCAGCTTCTCGCTGGGAGGCATATGGGATGGAAACTGTATTCTGAGGGGTCCTTAATGCAGCTATGATGACTTTTTTCTTCTGGCTGGCACTCAGCGCTCTGCGAATAAGAATCATAAAGAGAAATACTACAGCCACTGGTACAATCACAGTGGTGATATTATAGATGATGACATATATCAGGTGGCCAAGCGAGTAACTCCAAGATTCACTGCAAGTGGACATGGCATAAATATCAGACACATTGGTCACAGCAAATACTGGAATGCTGGCCACTATTGCATGGGCCCAGATATAGATAACCAGGTCTCGGGATTTTGCatcagatatttttctttccagaggaTATAAAACAGAGTAGTAtctgtcaaaagaaaaaaattataattattttcatgGCCATACTGCTTATGAGAAACCTCTCAGAAGCTATCTGAGCATAATGCTCCAAATCCTAACTGGGTTGCCAACTGACTACCTGTTTATGAAaggggaaaattaaaataataaaaacaacaacaaaaaccaccaacaaacaaacaaaaatcctaaCCCCCCCAAAGGTCTGCCTTTGCAGGTCTGTCTGTAGAAAAAACCTGACTATTTAAATGTCAAGATCACATTTTTGGTGGTGAAAATTTCTTTCAATACATCACTTTGGCTGATGCATATGAATATTACTTTGAAGATTTCACCATTAACTCACTTGTAAACTAGACAGTACATTGCACACACTCAAAATTTCCAAAGACATGATGGAGGCCTGTGCCACATTCAAAGACCAGACTCACAGTTTTAGAGTTGCTTtataacagatttttttctggctATTTGGAAAGAGCTGTTGGTCACAAATTACATGTATGCATCTATTGGAAGTACAATGATGTTTTGCTTTGCACAAACTGTGGTTGGCAAGCCCTGAGCAAAAGCATTGCTGAACACTGGACATTCtgtgtgcttaaaaaaaaaaaaagtgcatctCTGACATGCACTTCAAATTTCAGATGTTGATTGTTTGCTTACTACTGAAGTACTGCTGTGGACTTTTAAGCTTACAGAGTTTTCATGACAGACCTAACTTGTCACACTTATCAATATAAGCATAGGAGTTTGTGCTTTTTGTGAGGCAGATCACAAGTTTTCAACTGATAAGCTGTTCCAGTTGCAACACTGGTGTGCATTACAGATAGTGATACCACATTTATCAAGACAaggggagaaagaagaaagaaaaatccaggaTCATGGCAAATTTTCCCCATTACCTGTCAAGAGCAATGGCTGGAAAACTAAGGATGGTCACTGAGCAGAAGACTTTGTGCAGAAACTTGGCAATTCTGCAGAAGAGCATCGTATAGATCCACCAGCAGCAGTGTGGACTGGCACTAAGAGCAATGTCAAAAGGCACACAGACTAGGCTGGCACAGATCCCCGAGCAGGCCAAATTCTTAATGAACCGGTTTGTTACAGATTTAAGTAGCGATGTTCTGCAAGTTGACCACAGCACCATGATGTTACCTGCGAGTAGAAACAGGAAgcataaaaaaaggaaagcagacaAAGAAACAACCCCAGGCcccaagaaaaataatcttaacAGATTTGCATGTTCCCTAGtaatgcaaatgaaaataattgtttGGAGTTTGCCAGGTATCACTGATTAGGATCATGATGCTGCTCAAATTAGGAAGTCTGTAAGGGCTAGTGGCTTCATGAATCAAAAGGCTGGAAACAATTACACACACCCCAGCTATCCCCTCCCACCTTCAGGTAATGAATTATTTAGGGGATTTCAGAAGCAAATGCCCAAGAAAACTATCTAAACCATATTTTAGATACTTATATTGATTCCTGTATTAAATGGTCTATCCTGAGtattaaaatacagaaactgGCTAAAGTGTTCATATTTTAATAAACAGTACAGAAttcttttttaaagataaaaatttaCACTATTAAAAATTTACACTAAGTAAATACAGAtacaattaaaatataaaatgtaagTATGTAGTTTTAATCTGTTTGTAAGcagcttgcttttattttcatggaCCACTTCAATGGCACAGACAGGCCTGTGTA
This window of the Anomalospiza imberbis isolate Cuckoo-Finch-1a 21T00152 chromosome 6, ASM3175350v1, whole genome shotgun sequence genome carries:
- the GPR176 gene encoding G-protein coupled receptor 176 isoform X2, whose amino-acid sequence is MVLWSTCRTSLLKSVTNRFIKNLACSGICASLVCVPFDIALSASPHCCWWIYTMLFCRIAKFLHKVFCSVTILSFPAIALDRYYSVLYPLERKISDAKSRDLVIYIWAHAIVASIPVFAVTNVSDIYAMSTCSESWSYSLGHLIYVIIYNITTVIVPVAVVFLFMILIRRALSASQKKKVIIAALRTPQNTVSIPYASQREAELHIMLLSMVLIFIFCSIPYVTLVIYRTILNISDISVFLLLTAIWLPKVSLLANPLLFLTVNKSVRKCLVGTIVQLHRRFSRRNIVSSGGIADDNLEPSVHSGSQLLEMFHIGQQQIFKPMEDEENETKSIGSGDFQRKEIPTTSLELGQTSVHRFIPQTIADSAAQVAPAVPTEADPVNDKYSMQFGFGPFELPPQWLSENRNNKKRLLPPLGNTPEELIQTKQPKCKADRKVSRNNKVSIFPKVDS
- the GPR176 gene encoding G-protein coupled receptor 176 isoform X1; its protein translation is MGYDRSWVLMNESDRAPSQAVTGALETGNASAGQMVWQGGNVSEAGAVESEEHGEEQSYRHFTTTVQVVIFVGSLLGNIMVLWSTCRTSLLKSVTNRFIKNLACSGICASLVCVPFDIALSASPHCCWWIYTMLFCRIAKFLHKVFCSVTILSFPAIALDRYYSVLYPLERKISDAKSRDLVIYIWAHAIVASIPVFAVTNVSDIYAMSTCSESWSYSLGHLIYVIIYNITTVIVPVAVVFLFMILIRRALSASQKKKVIIAALRTPQNTVSIPYASQREAELHIMLLSMVLIFIFCSIPYVTLVIYRTILNISDISVFLLLTAIWLPKVSLLANPLLFLTVNKSVRKCLVGTIVQLHRRFSRRNIVSSGGIADDNLEPSVHSGSQLLEMFHIGQQQIFKPMEDEENETKSIGSGDFQRKEIPTTSLELGQTSVHRFIPQTIADSAAQVAPAVPTEADPVNDKYSMQFGFGPFELPPQWLSENRNNKKRLLPPLGNTPEELIQTKQPKCKADRKVSRNNKVSIFPKVDS